One window from the genome of Bartonella sp. WD16.2 encodes:
- a CDS encoding phage tail protein → MLGCLLPTNTTQFEKRLADACDFHKDIEDSINFISRAKLDIIDPSFLPWLVEEYGLGELTSYVPDFSVLLETGPEWQRIRGSLKAIDKGLEWLDLSAHFVGAWPERKWWNSFQLYFDQLPDTDKLKAIEGIVKLSECLRSDFWRGIHGYDAPIVEGNISRLDDSMFDSQSGVCVTESGTVFSFGRSTEISLTLTEEDGKLIGNWIDDQEELVWEGLDYPWDVMDFPWVSVGKNERDILMAGWFKGRTLYLALRDNNNKLIGYRRCNIVQQVTRVSDGVYSYSGHRFTPFIKGTKVLLAARTQFDDINDKQAAFVSVFVHAAPAKHISPGKLWLEPDELIDGVEILKTPVSLSLRKDVREQFKILLRF, encoded by the coding sequence ATGCTTGGGTGCTTACTTCCAACAAACACAACACAATTTGAAAAACGCCTTGCCGATGCTTGTGACTTTCATAAAGACATTGAAGATTCAATCAATTTTATCTCTCGTGCAAAGCTTGATATCATAGACCCAAGCTTCTTGCCATGGTTGGTTGAAGAATATGGGCTTGGAGAACTAACATCTTATGTTCCGGATTTCTCTGTTTTGCTTGAAACGGGACCGGAGTGGCAGCGGATACGTGGATCTCTAAAAGCTATTGATAAAGGGCTTGAATGGTTAGATCTTAGTGCACATTTCGTAGGAGCATGGCCAGAGCGAAAATGGTGGAATTCATTTCAGCTTTATTTTGATCAATTGCCTGACACAGACAAACTTAAAGCCATTGAAGGGATCGTCAAGCTTTCTGAATGTTTACGTTCTGATTTTTGGCGTGGTATTCATGGTTATGACGCTCCCATTGTAGAAGGAAATATATCTCGCTTAGATGACAGCATGTTTGACTCTCAAAGCGGTGTGTGCGTGACAGAAAGCGGCACAGTATTTTCCTTTGGGCGTTCTACAGAAATAAGCCTCACTTTAACTGAAGAAGACGGAAAGCTCATTGGCAATTGGATTGATGATCAAGAAGAGCTCGTTTGGGAAGGTTTAGATTATCCATGGGATGTGATGGACTTCCCTTGGGTGTCAGTGGGGAAAAACGAGCGTGACATACTCATGGCGGGTTGGTTTAAAGGTCGCACCCTTTATCTGGCTTTAAGAGATAACAATAATAAGCTGATTGGTTATCGAAGATGTAACATTGTCCAGCAAGTGACAAGAGTTTCAGATGGAGTTTACAGTTATTCAGGTCATCGCTTTACACCCTTTATAAAGGGTACAAAAGTTTTGCTTGCAGCACGAACACAGTTTGATGATATCAACGATAAACAAGCAGCGTTTGTTTCCGTTTTCGTGCATGCGGCTCCTGCAAAACATATCTCGCCTGGCAAACTATGGTTAGAGCCTGATGAGCTTATTGATGGCGTGGAGATTCTCAAAACCCCTGTCTCTCTATCTTTACGTAAAGACGTTCGTGAACAATTCAAAATTTTATTGAGGTTTTAA
- a CDS encoding baseplate J/gp47 family protein yields the protein MNEDFIKPEIIPELSIEEIRAACLKSLKQLLPNYTPLESDPAVKIIEVASYREFLLRQRINEAARNTVLDFAKGEALDALGEWHGVERLEGESDDSYRERIKLRVRAGKGGGTEPYYRYFALSADNRVKDAIIYRKGRNPTIHVAIFGKNEQGTASEDLLQRVKEVLTDKSVIMTNDTIEVHAAVTKVLDLEADVWLLPEISLEILTQMEANLRAAWKKEQALGRELSSSWWISKLMIPGVQKVIAVNPTNDIAVSSEEVLAIGKVTLNFKGRL from the coding sequence ATGAATGAGGATTTCATAAAACCAGAAATCATTCCAGAGCTTTCTATTGAAGAAATACGTGCTGCTTGTCTTAAGAGTTTAAAACAGCTTTTACCCAATTACACACCTTTGGAAAGTGATCCAGCGGTTAAAATCATTGAGGTTGCAAGTTACAGAGAGTTTCTCTTAAGGCAGCGTATTAATGAGGCTGCACGTAACACCGTTCTTGACTTTGCAAAGGGAGAAGCTCTTGATGCTTTAGGTGAGTGGCATGGTGTTGAACGCTTAGAAGGTGAAAGCGATGACAGCTATCGTGAACGCATTAAGCTTCGTGTACGGGCTGGTAAAGGGGGTGGAACAGAGCCTTATTACAGATATTTCGCCTTATCAGCAGATAACCGTGTGAAGGATGCGATCATTTATCGAAAAGGAAGAAATCCTACCATTCACGTGGCTATTTTTGGCAAGAATGAGCAAGGAACAGCGAGTGAGGATTTATTACAAAGAGTCAAAGAAGTACTGACGGATAAAAGTGTGATTATGACCAATGATACCATTGAAGTTCACGCTGCGGTAACAAAGGTTTTAGATTTAGAAGCAGATGTTTGGCTCTTACCTGAAATTTCTTTAGAGATCTTAACCCAAATGGAAGCAAATTTACGGGCAGCTTGGAAGAAAGAGCAAGCCCTTGGTCGTGAGTTGAGTTCATCATGGTGGATTTCAAAACTGATGATCCCTGGTGTGCAAAAAGTCATTGCTGTTAACCCAACAAATGATATTGCCGTCTCCAGTGAAGAGGTTTTAGCCATTGGTAAAGTAACACTCAATTTCAAAGGGCGTCTATAG
- a CDS encoding GPW/gp25 family protein, protein MSVGMNCETGKSMVGVDHLRQSIMDILMTRIGTRVMRRDYGSRVLDLIDDPINETFKVAIYAAVAEALDRWEPRLKLQQVNLTSVEPGKVSMSFEGIYLSSGKPITMEGLQIG, encoded by the coding sequence TTGAGTGTAGGAATGAATTGTGAAACAGGCAAATCCATGGTCGGAGTTGATCACTTGCGTCAATCCATCATGGATATTTTAATGACACGGATAGGTACACGGGTCATGCGTCGTGATTATGGATCACGTGTTCTTGATCTGATTGATGATCCAATCAATGAAACCTTTAAGGTTGCCATTTATGCAGCCGTTGCAGAGGCTTTAGATAGATGGGAGCCTCGTTTGAAGCTTCAACAAGTGAATTTAACTTCTGTTGAACCGGGAAAAGTTTCCATGTCCTTTGAAGGAATTTACCTCTCTTCAGGAAAGCCCATCACGATGGAAGGATTGCAGATAGGATGA
- a CDS encoding phage baseplate assembly protein V: MLERRDSEITDLKRRVANMVMVGKISHVDHKNARYRVQSGNIISDWIPDTQARAGKTRSYEGRDVGEQVIVLSTSGDLSQGMIIGSIHTDANQAADKGNIHTTIYPDGTTVEYDDETSTYSLTIKSEGKFILTISDGVSIKGEGGELEITAPDGIKIISESDMTLKADGNMTLEAEGDVSIKSSGSASLESGSHMSLKSSSGTSLKAGGEVSVKSSGLKHNSVNVGSGHKHPGVTSGNAMTGGPI; this comes from the coding sequence ATGTTAGAGCGACGTGATAGCGAAATCACAGATTTAAAAAGACGTGTGGCCAATATGGTTATGGTAGGCAAGATTAGCCACGTTGATCATAAAAACGCACGCTATCGTGTTCAAAGTGGTAATATTATAAGTGATTGGATTCCAGATACACAGGCCCGTGCAGGAAAAACCCGCTCCTATGAAGGACGTGATGTGGGTGAGCAAGTTATTGTCCTTTCCACATCAGGTGATTTATCACAAGGGATGATTATTGGCTCTATTCATACAGATGCCAATCAAGCAGCTGATAAGGGCAATATTCATACAACCATATACCCTGATGGCACAACGGTTGAATATGACGATGAGACAAGCACTTACTCATTGACAATTAAGTCAGAAGGCAAATTCATTTTAACGATATCTGATGGCGTTTCTATAAAAGGTGAAGGGGGTGAATTAGAAATCACCGCTCCAGATGGCATAAAGATTATCTCAGAAAGTGATATGACTTTAAAAGCAGATGGAAACATGACACTGGAGGCAGAGGGAGATGTTTCTATCAAATCAAGTGGCAGCGCATCTCTTGAGTCAGGCAGTCATATGTCCCTTAAATCAAGTAGTGGTACCTCTCTCAAAGCAGGTGGCGAGGTATCTGTTAAATCAAGTGGGTTAAAGCATAATAGCGTTAACGTCGGAAGCGGCCATAAACACCCTGGTGTTACATCTGGTAATGCTATGACGGGAGGCCCCATTTGA